One window from the genome of Salvia splendens isolate huo1 chromosome 9, SspV2, whole genome shotgun sequence encodes:
- the LOC121749025 gene encoding carbon catabolite repressor protein 4 homolog 1-like, with translation MVTVLRVHLPSDIPIVGCELTPYVLLKRTDKSHISDDITEFNPIDGHFLRYKWYRILSDKKVAVCNVHPTEQATLQCLGCLKAKLPVAKSYHCSPKCFADAWQHHRLLHERAATALNENATEEEEVFGRFNSSGSNASLSTSQSNPNLSNANSSLYPTAITQRNGGETWVEVGYTKIYTPTADDVGHVLKFECTVVDVETKLTVGSPSTFSTSRVIPAPSPIPRRVIPVGMDVSRNIDFDGRISSAMTFSVLSYNILSDAYATSDAYSYCPTWALSWPYRRQNLLREIVGYRADIVCLQEVQSDHFEEFFAPELDKHGYQAVFKMKTTEVFVGAMKNIDGCATFFRRDRFTNVKKYEVEFNKAAQSLIEAFIPSVQKKNALNRLIMDNVALILVLEAKCSNQGADNAGKRQLICVANTHVNVQQELKDVKLWQVHTLIKGLEKIAVSADIPMLMCGDFNSVPGSAPHALLAMGKVDQNHPDLAIDPLGILRPLSKLTHQLPLVSAYSSFARVVAGLGLEQRKKTDPATNEPLFTNCTRDFIGTHDYIFYTADSLTVESLLELLDENSLRKDTALPSPEWSSDHIALFAEFRCKPRSRRS, from the exons aTGGTAACTGTGCTTCGGGTGCACTTGCCGTCCGATATACCCATTGTTGGATGCGAATTGACTCCATACGTGCTTTTGAAGCGTACTGATAAGTCTCACATTTCTGATGATATTACTGAGTTCAACCCCATCGACGGCCATTTCTTGAGATATAAATG GTATCGCATACTAAGTGACAAAAAAGTTGCAGTCTGTAATGTTCACCCAACCGAGCAGGCTACATTACAATGCCTTGGATGTCTCAAGGCGAAATTACCTGTTGCCAAGAGTTACCATTGTTCGCCAAAGTGCTTTGCAGATGCCTGGCAACATCATCGTCTCCTGCACGAACGTGCTGCTACTGCTTTAAATGAGAATGCAACCGAGGAGGAGGAAGTTTTTGGTCGCTTCAATAGTAGTGGTAGTAATGCTAGCTTGTCAACATCTCAATCAAATCCTAATTTGTCGAATGCAAACAGTAGTTTGTACCCTACTGCCATTACTCAAAGAAATGGTGGTGAAACGTGGGTTGAAGTTGGATACACAAAGATATACACACCAACAGCTGATGATGTTGGTCATGTCCTTAAATTTGAGTGTACTGTAGTAGATGTTGAAACTAAATTAACTGTGGGATCTCCTAGTACTTTTTCAACTTCACGTGTGATTCCAGCTCCGTCACCCATTCCGCGACGGGTGATTCCTGTTGGAATGGATGTTTCAAGGAATATAGATTTTGATGGGCGTATTTCATCTGCAATGACATTTTCTGTGCTTTCATACAATATCCTATCCGATGCATATGCGACTAGTGATGCATACAGCTATTGTCCCACTTGGGCTCTATCTTGGCCTTACCGCAGGCAAAATTTGTTAAGAGAGATAGTTGGCTACCGTGCAGACATTGTTTGTCTCCAAGAG GTTCAAAGCGACCACTTTGAGGAATTCTTCGCACCGGAGCTGGACAAACATGGTTATCAAGCTGTATTCAAAATGAAAACAACAGAG GTTTTTGTTGGGGCCATGAAAAACATTGATGGATGTGCTACTTTTTTCCGTCGTGATAGATTCACTAATGTCAAGAAATATGAG GTTGAGTTCAACAAAGCTGCACAGTCTTTAATTGAAGCATTCATACCAAGTGTTCAGAAGAAAAATGCTTTAAACCGGTTGATCATG GATAATGTTGCGCTCATCTTGGTTCTAGAAGCCAAGTGCAGTAACCAGGGTGCTGATAATGCCGGGAAACGCCAGCTTATTTGTGTG GCAAACACACATGTAAACGTGCAGCAAGAGTTGAAAGATGTCAAGCTTTGGCAG GTTCATACACTAATAAAAGGACTAGAAAAAATAGCTGTGAGTGCAGATATTCCAATGCTGATGTGTGGTGATTTCAATTCTGTTCCGGGAAG TGCCCCTCATGCCCTCCTTGCTATGGGGAAAGTTGATCAAAATCATCCGGACCTAGCCATAGACCCCCTCGGAATTCTTCGTCCTCTTAGCAAATTGACGCATCAGCTCCCATTG GTAAGTGCTTACTCGTCCTTTGCAAGAGTTGTGGCCGGACTGGGTCTGGAGCAGCGAAAGAAAACGGATCCTGCTACTAATGAACCCCTTTTCACAAACTGCACTAGAGATTTTATCGGTACCCATGATTACATATTCTATACAG CTGACTCGTTAACGGTGGAGTCTTTGTTGGAGCTCTTGGATGAGAATAGCTTGCGGAAAGATACTGCTCTTCCTTCTCCAGAATGGTCTTCAGACCACATAGCACTGTTTGCTGAATTCCGCTGCAAGCCGAGGTCCAGACGCTCATAA
- the LOC121747921 gene encoding probable protein phosphatase 2C 43 isoform X2 produces the protein MFSWLGRLVSSCLRPFSRYARMNRDDDGSAGGDDDGLLWSRDLEKHSHGEFSFAMVQANQVLEDQSQVETGRSATFVGVYDGHGGCEAAKYISDHLFRHFLKLAKETGTISDEIIKSSVSETENGFLTLVRRAYTIRPDIAAIGSCCLVGVIWKGTLYAANLGDSRAVIGYLDRPNKIVAEQLTRDHNASLEEVRKELKMSHPEDPQILVLRQGVWRIKGIIQVSRSIGDAYLKRPEFALDPTFPRFHLQEPLRRPVLRADPAMFIRLLQPKDKFIIFASDGLWENLTNQEAVEIVHNNPRLAAKTRKIPYNEIKKLNQGTRRQIHDDITVVVLFIDHEMIQRKVGGPELSIRGYTDTAGPSNFDF, from the exons ATGTTCTCTTGGCTTGGAAGATTGGTGTCCTCGTGTTTGCGCCCTTTCAGTCGATATGCCCGTATGAACAGGGATGATGATGGAAGCGCGGGAGGTGATGATGATGGGCTTCTGTGGTCCAGAGACCTTGAGAAGCATTCCCATGGCGAGTTTTCTTTTGCAATGGTCCAGGCGAACCAAGTCCTTGAGGATCAAAGCCAGGTCGAGACAGGCCGCAGTGCCACCTTTGTGGGGGTCTATGACGGCCATGGTGGGTGTGAGGCCGCAAAGTACATCTCTGATCACTTGTTTCGTCATTTTCTAA AACTGGCGAAAGAAACTGGAACGATCTCCGATGAAATCATCAAAAGCTCAGTATCCGAAACAGAAAACGGTTTCCTAACTCTTGTCCGGAGAGCTTACACAATTAGACCAGATATTGCAGCAATCGGATCATGCTGTCTAGTCGGAGTTATCTGGAAGGGAACACTCTATGCTGCTAATCTAGGCGATTCAAGAGCCGTGATTGGCTATCTGGATCGACCAAACAAAATTGTGGCGGAGCAGCTGACCAGAGATCACAATGCCTCTCTGGAGGAGGTGAGGAAAGAATTGAAGATGTCGCACCCTGAAGATCCGCAGATCTTAGTCCTCAGGCAAGGCGTCTGGCGCATCAAGGGCATTATTCAG GTGTCGAGATCCATTGGGGATGCGTATCTAAAGAGGCCGGAGTTTGCTCTTGACCCTACGTTTCCTAGGTTTCACCTCCAGGAGCCTCTCCGCCGTCCTGTCCTGAGAGCTGATCCAGCCATGTTCATCAGGCTCTTACAACCCAAAGACAAATTCATCATTTTTGCATCTGATGGTCTCTGGGAGAACTTGACCAATCAAGAGGCTGTTGAGATTGTCCATAACAATCCAAGGCTG GCAGCCAAGACGAGGAAGATCCCGTATAATGAGATCAAGAAGCTTAATCAGGGCACGAGGAGACAGATACATGATGACATCACGGTTGTCGTGCTCTTCATTGACCATGAGATGATACAGAGGAAAGTGGGTGGGCCTGAGCTATCGATACGAGGATACACGGACACTGCCGGACCATCGAATTTTGATTTCTAG
- the LOC121748620 gene encoding peroxidase 15-like: protein MFSSSSSYTSFFMILLAAFSLFPLARAQLNSTFYSLNCPNVSAIVNTAMQQALQSDPRIGASLIRLHFHDCFLQGCDGSILLDNNSNRSIQSEKDAAPNANSTRGFDVVDNIKTAVESSCPGVVSCADILALAAESAVSLAGGPSWNVLLGRRESTSANQALANTSIPAPFENLSNLTAKFNAMGLNVTDLVALSGKFLFLYFYFSKI, encoded by the exons ATgttctcttcttcatcttcttatACTTCATTTTTCATGATTCTTTTAGCTGCTTTTAGCCTATTTCCTCTAGCTCGAGCTCAACTGAACTCGACCTTTTACTCCCTCAATTGCCCTAATGTCTCGGCCATTGTCAACACCGCAATGCAACAAGCCTTACAGTCGGATCCTAGGATTGGTGCCAGCCTCATTCGACTTCATTTTCATGACTGCTTCCTACAG GGTTGTGATGGATCGATTTTGCTAGACAACAATAGTAATAGAAGCATCCAGAGTGAGAAGGATGCTGCCCCGAATGCGAACTCAACCCGCGGTTTTGATGTCGTGGACAATATCAAGACTGCGGTCGAGAGTTCGTGCCCGGGTGTGGTGTCTTGTGCGGACATTCTAGCCCTCGCCGCAGAATCTGCTGTTTCCTTG GCAGGAGGTCCTTCTTGGAATGTGTTGTTAGGGAGAAGAGAGAGTACAAGTGCAAATCAAGCATTAGCAAATACCTCAATTCCAGCCCCATTTGAAAACTTGAGCAATCTCACTGCTAAGTTTAATGCTATGGGTCTAAATGTTACTGACCTAGTAGCATTATCTGGTAAATTTTTGTTTCTATacttttattttagtaaaatttaG
- the LOC121748619 gene encoding uncharacterized protein LOC121748619, with the protein MAEENANTMNLDLNLEPVDNSSDGGEPLSGSYPIVAMNLEDWLESPIHRVRDAVRQRNHRWRPLWRQLPIPPETRNLALELISGNAPQTGEGSVASEDRPIEVAKICENTTGSPEDEDLGKKKDGGKSNGDEGGFFDCNICLDLAKDPVVTCCGHLFCWPCLYRWLHHHSEAKECPVCKGEVTTKNVTPIYGRGNIVRDQDLDSSLKIPLRPHARRIESWRQTIQRTATAFTIPVEEMIRRLGSAFDLNRELAQIQSRHPDGLHDSPERSMALLNRFLTSRGIRRERTPPLPLDDVIDLTESSPPSYEMREMERERDSRRLTSLLLRRSSSHRAASLSNLTSAINADFAAVESFLQSDPVERNPERPPRMVDDRDSVSSIAAVIHSESQTVDNAIEINSRVALSTSSSRRRNDASRISDVDSGDSWAPRRRRLN; encoded by the coding sequence ATGGCTGAAGAGAATGCTAATACAATGAACCTCGATCTCAATTTGGAGCCGGTTGATAATTCTAGTGATGGTGGTGAGCCTCTCTCGGGATCATATCCTATTGTTGCGATGAACTTGGAGGATTGGTTAGAAAGTCCAATTCATCGCGTTAGGGATGCCGTAAGGCAGAGAAATCATAGGTGGCGGCCGTTGTGGAGGCAACTCCCAATCCCTCCCGAAACGAGGAACCTTGCTTTGGAGTTGATTAGTGGGAATGCACCTCAGACTGGTGAGGGTAGTGTAGCCTCTGAGGATAGGCCTATTGAGGTAGCTAAGATATGTGAGAACACGACTGGTTCTCCTGAGGACGAGGATCTTGGTAAGAAGAAAGATGGTGGTAAGAGTAATGGTGACGAGGGGGGTTTCTTTGATTGCAACATATGCTTAGATTTGGCCAAGGATCCTGTTGTCACTTGCTGCGGCCACTTGTTTTGCTGGCCATGTCTTTACCGTTGGTTGCATCATCACTCCGAAGCCAAGGAGTGCCCCGTGTGCAAGGGAGAGGTCACCACTAAGAATGTGACGCCTATATATGGCCGTGGCAACATTGTCCGCGACCAAGATCTTGATTCTAGCCTCAAGATCCCTCTTAGGCCCCATGCCCGGCGGATTGAGAGCTGGAGGCAGACTATACAGAGGACTGCAACGGCCTTCACTATCCCAGTTGAGGAGATGATTAGGCGTCTTGGGAGCGCTTTCGACCTAAACCGGGAGCTGGCTCAGATACAGTCCCGACACCCTGATGGCCTCCATGACTCTCCTGAGAGAAGTATGGCTTTGCTCAATCGGTTCTTGACTTCTAGAGGAATTCGCAGAGAGAGAACTCCGCCGCTCCCACTTGATGATGTGATTGACCTAACTGAGAGCAGCCCCCCGAGCTACGAAATGAGGGAGATGGAAAGGGAGAGGGATAGCCGTCGCCTCACATCATTGCTGCTTCGCAGATCAAGTTCTCATCGAGCTGCTTCGTTGTCCAATCTCACATCTGCAATCAACGCTGACTTTGCTGCTGTTGAGTCATTTCTCCAGAGTGATCCGGTGGAGAGGAATCCGGAGAGGCCTCCTCGGATGGTGGACGATAGGGATTCTGTGTCCAGCATTGCTGCTGTAATACACTCTGAGAGCCAAACTGTGGACAATGCCATAGAAATCAATTCCAGGGTGGCGCTCTCGACTTCGTCTTCGAGGAGGAGAAACGATGCTTCTAGAATCTCCGACGTCGACAGCGGGGATTCGTGGGCCCCGAGGCGGAGGAGGCTCAACTGA
- the LOC121747727 gene encoding putative germin-like protein 2-3 has translation MAKQFSLVLNTVALSFCCITLAFEPSPLQDFCVAEASTSARVNGLACKTPASVQASDFLFSGLHMHTKNPFGATVTPVTVTQLPGLNTLGIALARIDYAPKGVIVPHYHPRASEILTVLEGSLEVGFVTSNPQNRHITKTLHKGDVFVFPTGILHYQRNVGDGFAVSISGLSSQNPGVITATNAIFGSKPDITSDILAKSFQVDQSIVENLQGKF, from the exons ATGGCGAAACAATTCTCTCTCGTATTGAACACAGTGGCTCTCAGTTTCTGTTGCATTACATTAGCCTTCGAGCCTAGCCCGTTGCAAGATTTCTGTGTTGCAGAGGCCTCTACCTCAG CAAGAGTGAATGGTTTGGCATGCAAGACCCCTGCATCGGTCCAAGCTAGTGACTTCTTGTTCAGTGGGCTCCACATGCACACAAAGAACCCTTTTGGTGCCACAGTCACCCCAGTGACTGTGACCCAACTGCCTGGGCTCAACACCCTAGGCATTGCACTAGCCCGGATCGATTATGCTCCCAAGGGGGTCATCGTCCCCCACTACCACCCCAGGGCCTCTGAGATCCTCACGGTCCTCGAGGGCTCTTTGGAAGTCGGGTTTGTGACCTCAAACCCTCAAAATAGGCACATCACTAAGACCCTCCACAAGGGTGATGTGTTTGTATTCCCAACTGGGATATTGCATTACCAGAGGAATGTTGGCGATGGATTTGCGGTTTCTATTTCTGGATTGAGCAGCCAAAATCCTGGTGTTATAACTGCCACAAATGCTATTTTTGGATCCAAACCAGATATCACTAGTGATATTCTTGCAAAGTCTTTTCAGGTTGATCAGAGCATTGTTGAAAATCTCCAAGGGAAGTTCTAG
- the LOC121747921 gene encoding probable protein phosphatase 2C 25 isoform X3, which produces MFSWLGRLVSSCLRPFSRYARMNRDDDGSAGGDDDGLLWSRDLEKHSHGEFSFAMVQANQVLEDQSQVETGRSATFVGVYDGHGGCEAAKYISDHLFRHFLKLAKETGTISDEIIKSSVSETENGFLTLVRRAYTIRPDIAAIGSCCLVGVIWKGTLYAANLGDSRAVIGYLDRPNKIVAEQLTRDHNASLEEVRKELKMSHPEDPQILVLRQGVWRIKGIIQVSRSIGDAYLKRPEFALDPTFPRFHLQEPLRRPVLRADPAMFIRLLQPKDKFIIFASDGLWENLTNQEAVEIVHNNPRLPRRGRSRIMRSRSLIRARGDRYMMTSRLSCSSLTMR; this is translated from the exons ATGTTCTCTTGGCTTGGAAGATTGGTGTCCTCGTGTTTGCGCCCTTTCAGTCGATATGCCCGTATGAACAGGGATGATGATGGAAGCGCGGGAGGTGATGATGATGGGCTTCTGTGGTCCAGAGACCTTGAGAAGCATTCCCATGGCGAGTTTTCTTTTGCAATGGTCCAGGCGAACCAAGTCCTTGAGGATCAAAGCCAGGTCGAGACAGGCCGCAGTGCCACCTTTGTGGGGGTCTATGACGGCCATGGTGGGTGTGAGGCCGCAAAGTACATCTCTGATCACTTGTTTCGTCATTTTCTAA AACTGGCGAAAGAAACTGGAACGATCTCCGATGAAATCATCAAAAGCTCAGTATCCGAAACAGAAAACGGTTTCCTAACTCTTGTCCGGAGAGCTTACACAATTAGACCAGATATTGCAGCAATCGGATCATGCTGTCTAGTCGGAGTTATCTGGAAGGGAACACTCTATGCTGCTAATCTAGGCGATTCAAGAGCCGTGATTGGCTATCTGGATCGACCAAACAAAATTGTGGCGGAGCAGCTGACCAGAGATCACAATGCCTCTCTGGAGGAGGTGAGGAAAGAATTGAAGATGTCGCACCCTGAAGATCCGCAGATCTTAGTCCTCAGGCAAGGCGTCTGGCGCATCAAGGGCATTATTCAG GTGTCGAGATCCATTGGGGATGCGTATCTAAAGAGGCCGGAGTTTGCTCTTGACCCTACGTTTCCTAGGTTTCACCTCCAGGAGCCTCTCCGCCGTCCTGTCCTGAGAGCTGATCCAGCCATGTTCATCAGGCTCTTACAACCCAAAGACAAATTCATCATTTTTGCATCTGATGGTCTCTGGGAGAACTTGACCAATCAAGAGGCTGTTGAGATTGTCCATAACAATCCAAGGCTG CCAAGACGAGGAAGATCCCGTATAATGAGATCAAGAAGCTTAATCAGGGCACGAGGAGACAGATACATGATGACATCACGGTTGTCGTGCTCTTCATTGACCATGAGATGA
- the LOC121747143 gene encoding probable protein kinase At2g41970, whose product MLCCGGGEEEAAGPPPNQYTTPLKPGNNGYAATTGGGDRGDPRGGGRGGAPKKALPIELPALSLNDLNRLTDNFGQKSFLGEGSYGRVYYATLSDGQPAAIKKLDTSTSDPDTDFPDQLSTVSRLKNEHFLSLLGYCLEGNNHILVYEYAAMGSLHDVLHGRKGVQGAEPGPLLTWNQRVKIAHGAAKGLEFLHEKCQPSIVHRDIRSSNVLLFDDFLAKIADFSLTNQCSDTAARLHSTRVLGTFGYHAPEYAMTGQITQKSDVYSFGVVLLELLTGRKPVDHTMPKGQQSLVTWATPRLSEDKVKQCIDPKLQEDYPPKAMAKMAAVAALCVQYEADFRPNMTIVVKALQPLLNAKPAGAAADSNA is encoded by the exons ATGTTGTGCTGTGGAGGTGGTGAGGAAGAAGCCGCCGGGCCTCCACCCAACCAATACACTACCCCGCTTAAGCCCGGCAACAACGGCTATGCTGCCACCACCGGAGGAG GCGATCGAGGAGACCCTCGGGGTGGCGGAAGAGGCGGAGCGCCTAAAAAGGCGTTGCCAATCGAGCTTCCGGCGTTGTCGTTGAACGACCTAAACCGACTAACCGACAATTTCGGACAGAAATCCTTCCTCGGCGAGGGCTCCTACGGCCGAGTATACTACGCCACCCTAAGCGACGGCCAGCCCGCCGCCATCAAGAAGCTCGACACGAGCACCTCCGATCCCGACACCGACTTCCCGGACCAGCTATCCACCGTGTCCAGGCTTAAAAACGAGCACTTCTTGTCATTGCTCGGATATTGCTTAGAAGGAAACAACCATATTTTGGTGTATGAATATGCGGCGATGGGCTCATTACATGATGTTTTGCACGGTCGGAAAGGGGTGCAGGGGGCCGAGCCCGGCCCGCTGCTGACGTGGAATCAGAGAGTTAAGATTGCCCACGGCGCGGCCAAGGGCCTTGAGTTTTTGCACGAGAAATGCCAGCCGTCGATTGTGCATCGTGATATTAGATCTAGCAATGTGCTTTTGTTTGATGATTTTCTTGCCAAGATTGCTGATTTTAGCTTGACCAACCAGTGCTCCGACACTGCGGCTCGCCTGCACTCTACTCGGGTTCTTGGGACCTTCGGTTACCATGCTCCCGA GTATGCAATGACGGGGCAGATAACTCAGAAGAGCGATGTTTATAGCTTCGGAGTAGTGCTTTTAGAGCTCTTGACGGGGAGGAAGCCGGTGGACCACACTATGCCAAAAGGGCAACAAAGTTTAGTCACATGG GCAACTCCAAGATTGAGTGAAGATAAAGTGAAACAATGCATAGATCCAAAGCTGCAAGAGGACTATCCGCCTAAGGCCATGGCCAAG ATGGCAGCAGTGGCGGCACTGTGTGTGCAATACGAGGCCGATTTCCGGCCTAATATGACGATCGTGGTCAAGGCTTTACAGCCACTTCTCAATGCAAAACCAGCAGGAGCTGCTGCAGATTCTAATGCATGA
- the LOC121748618 gene encoding protein trichome birefringence-like — MADMAVIAKYAPLNGGTLLSCFKTNLSLFKTTRTLSFAYALIFISIAFTLFLLFTPSSFPDVIALTNSSSPISSDDSHASHFSSIVFYFLPNSSSNFTTNAEVSHQPAANQTQLKRYRNHTLIRDESQKRNQSRVVNSASLVKNVTRSQVIYSKLLHQLSECDLFDGNWVRDESYPLYEPGSCSLIDEQFNCFLNGRPDNAYLKHKWKPKACNLPRLNGSHMLEMLRGKRLVFVGDSLNRNMWESLICILKNCVKDQKKVYEVSGRQHFRSEASYSFLFEDYNCTVEFFVSPFLVQEWEFTERNGTKKETLRLDMVSSFADKYKDADVLLFNTGHWWTHDKTSKGQDYYQEGSHVYSELNVLEAFRRAITTWGRWINANVDPRKSLVFFRGYSASHFSGGQWNSGGACDNETEPIKNDSYLTPYPDKMSVLESVFGGMKTWVGYMNVTKLTDYRKDGHPSIYRKLQYTEEERRSPLTFQDCSHWCLPGVPDAWNEILYAELLVKLNKKQQYQKRAA; from the exons atggcggatatggcggttaTAGCGAAGTACGCGCCCCTCAACGGCGGAACTCTCCTCTCCTGCTTCAAAaccaatctctctctcttcaaaaCCACTAGAACCCTCTCTTTCGCATACGCCCTAATTTTCATCTCCATCGCCTTTaccctcttcctcctcttcacCCCCTCCTCCTTCCCTGACGTTATCGCCCTCACCAACTCCTCCTCTCCAATATCTTCCGACGATTCTCACGCATCGCATTTCTCCTCAATCGTCTTCTATTTCCTCCCCAACTCTTCATCTAATTTCACTACCAATGCAGAGGTTTCTCATCAACCCGCCGCTAATCAGACTCAATTGAAGCGTTACCGAAATCACACTCTAATCAGAGATGAATCTCAGAAAAGGAATCAGAGCAGAGTTGTGAATTCGGCTTCTCTGGTGAAGAATGTCACTCGATCACAAGTTATTTATTCGAAGCTGCTCCATCAACTGTCGGAGTGTGATCTGTTTGACGGAAATTGGGTGAGAGATGAGTCTTATCCGTTGTATGAGCCTGGTTCCTGCTCCTTGATTGATGAACAGTTCAACTGTTTCCTCAATGGCAGGCCTGATAATGCCTACCTTAAGCATAAATGGAAGCCTAAAGCCTGCAACTTGCCCAG GTTGAATGGAAGCCATATGTTGGAAATGCTGAGAGGGAAACGCCTGGTTTTTGTTGGTGATTCTCTAAATAGGAATATGTGGGAATCACTCATTTGCATTCTGAAAAACTGTGTCAAAGATCAAAAAAAGGTGTATGAAGTTTCAGGGAGGCAACATTTTCGAAGCGAAGCTTCTTATTCGTTTCTATTTGAA GACTACAACTGCACAGTGGAGTTCTTCGTGTCTCCTTTCTTGGTTCAAGAATGGGAATTCACTGAAAGGAATGGGACGAAGAAGGAAACGCTTCGACTCGATATGGTCAGCAGCTTTGCTGATAAGTACAAAGATGCAGATGTGCTCTTGTTCAACACTGGTCATTGGTGGACTCATGACAAGACCTCAAAAGG GCAGGACTACTATCAAGAAGGTAGTCATGTGTATAGTGAGTTGAATGTACTTGAGGCTTTTCGCAGAGCTATAACGACGTGGGGCAGATGGATCAATGCCAATGTCGATCCAAGAAAGTCCCTCGTTTTCTTCAGAGGCTACTCAGCCTCTCATTTCAG TGGAGGGCAGTGGAATTCAGGGGGAGCATGTGACAATGAAACAGAGCCAATCAAGAATGATTCTTATCTCACACCGTATCCGGACAAGATGAGTGTTCTTGAGAGCGTTTTTGGAGGGATGAAAACCTGGGTTGGTTACATGAACGTAACGAAATTGACTGATTATCGAAAGGATGGGCACCCGTCGATATATAGGAAGCTGCAGTACACGGAGGAGGAGAGACGGTCGCCTCTGACCTTCCAGGACTGCAGCCATTGGTGCCTCCCGGGAGTGCCCGATGCCTGGAACGAGATCCTGTATGCAGAGCTGCTGGTGAAGTTGAACAAGAAGCAGCAATATCAGAAGAGAGCAGCATAG
- the LOC121747921 gene encoding probable protein phosphatase 2C 43 isoform X1, with translation MFSWLGRLVSSCLRPFSRYARMNRDDDGSAGGDDDGLLWSRDLEKHSHGEFSFAMVQANQVLEDQSQVETGRSATFVGVYDGHGGCEAAKYISDHLFRHFLKLAKETGTISDEIIKSSVSETENGFLTLVRRAYTIRPDIAAIGSCCLVGVIWKGTLYAANLGDSRAVIGYLDRPNKIVAEQLTRDHNASLEEVRKELKMSHPEDPQILVLRQGVWRIKGIIQVSRSIGDAYLKRPEFALDPTFPRFHLQEPLRRPVLRADPAMFIRLLQPKDKFIIFASDGLWENLTNQEAVEIVHNNPRLGIARRLIVSALMKAAKTRKIPYNEIKKLNQGTRRQIHDDITVVVLFIDHEMIQRKVGGPELSIRGYTDTAGPSNFDF, from the exons ATGTTCTCTTGGCTTGGAAGATTGGTGTCCTCGTGTTTGCGCCCTTTCAGTCGATATGCCCGTATGAACAGGGATGATGATGGAAGCGCGGGAGGTGATGATGATGGGCTTCTGTGGTCCAGAGACCTTGAGAAGCATTCCCATGGCGAGTTTTCTTTTGCAATGGTCCAGGCGAACCAAGTCCTTGAGGATCAAAGCCAGGTCGAGACAGGCCGCAGTGCCACCTTTGTGGGGGTCTATGACGGCCATGGTGGGTGTGAGGCCGCAAAGTACATCTCTGATCACTTGTTTCGTCATTTTCTAA AACTGGCGAAAGAAACTGGAACGATCTCCGATGAAATCATCAAAAGCTCAGTATCCGAAACAGAAAACGGTTTCCTAACTCTTGTCCGGAGAGCTTACACAATTAGACCAGATATTGCAGCAATCGGATCATGCTGTCTAGTCGGAGTTATCTGGAAGGGAACACTCTATGCTGCTAATCTAGGCGATTCAAGAGCCGTGATTGGCTATCTGGATCGACCAAACAAAATTGTGGCGGAGCAGCTGACCAGAGATCACAATGCCTCTCTGGAGGAGGTGAGGAAAGAATTGAAGATGTCGCACCCTGAAGATCCGCAGATCTTAGTCCTCAGGCAAGGCGTCTGGCGCATCAAGGGCATTATTCAG GTGTCGAGATCCATTGGGGATGCGTATCTAAAGAGGCCGGAGTTTGCTCTTGACCCTACGTTTCCTAGGTTTCACCTCCAGGAGCCTCTCCGCCGTCCTGTCCTGAGAGCTGATCCAGCCATGTTCATCAGGCTCTTACAACCCAAAGACAAATTCATCATTTTTGCATCTGATGGTCTCTGGGAGAACTTGACCAATCAAGAGGCTGTTGAGATTGTCCATAACAATCCAAGGCTG GGTATAGCCAGAAGGCTCATCGTGTCAGCTTTGATGAAGGCAGCCAAGACGAGGAAGATCCCGTATAATGAGATCAAGAAGCTTAATCAGGGCACGAGGAGACAGATACATGATGACATCACGGTTGTCGTGCTCTTCATTGACCATGAGATGATACAGAGGAAAGTGGGTGGGCCTGAGCTATCGATACGAGGATACACGGACACTGCCGGACCATCGAATTTTGATTTCTAG